A section of the Ornithinimicrobium sufpigmenti genome encodes:
- a CDS encoding mannitol dehydrogenase family protein, which yields MSTRLSRTRPAPPVRMVHLGLGNFFRAHQAWYTHRANTGRPVEEQWGIAAFTGRSRGVAEQLSAQEGLYTLMVDGADGPQAEVIESVVEAWPGTDLDAWHRWLAAPEVAILTTTVTEAGYRAGTDGGLDLQDAEVQADLQAWRSGDRGALTTMPVKVASGLAARRAAGAGGLTIVPCDNLPGNGAVARGVVLGAARELDPQLAAWAEEHVGFVTTAVDRITPRPTPEDEQRAEELTGVADPAVVVTEPFAEWDLAGEFVAGRPAWEEAGAVLTDDVRPFETRKLWLLNGAHSLLAYAGPLRGHQTVAAAMADEVVEAWVRQWWEVAIPHLSRPEPELREYAEALAERFANPAIKHLLAQIAADGSQKLPVRIVPALRAGSEAGANAADGELDGGLRAIAAWVLHARGAGAPLVDADEAQVRELVSGELAEALTRVLRHWGLDLGLAVQAQELAAEVSDGTDGTDGTHDTDDTDDTDGAGSGGG from the coding sequence GTGAGCACGCGACTGAGCCGGACCCGCCCGGCCCCGCCGGTGCGCATGGTGCACCTCGGGCTGGGTAACTTCTTCCGCGCCCACCAGGCGTGGTACACCCACCGGGCCAACACCGGCCGCCCGGTGGAGGAGCAGTGGGGGATCGCCGCCTTCACAGGACGCTCGAGGGGGGTGGCCGAGCAGCTGTCCGCGCAGGAGGGGCTCTACACCCTGATGGTCGACGGCGCCGACGGGCCCCAGGCCGAGGTGATCGAGAGCGTGGTGGAGGCCTGGCCCGGGACCGACCTGGACGCCTGGCACCGCTGGCTGGCCGCTCCTGAGGTGGCGATCCTGACCACGACGGTGACCGAGGCGGGCTACCGCGCCGGGACCGACGGCGGCCTCGACCTGCAGGACGCCGAGGTGCAGGCGGACCTGCAGGCGTGGCGCTCCGGCGACCGTGGCGCCCTGACCACGATGCCGGTGAAGGTCGCCAGCGGGCTGGCCGCCCGGCGGGCGGCCGGGGCGGGCGGGCTGACGATCGTGCCGTGCGACAACCTGCCCGGCAACGGCGCCGTCGCGCGCGGGGTCGTCCTCGGCGCGGCGCGTGAGCTGGACCCGCAGCTGGCGGCGTGGGCGGAGGAGCACGTCGGCTTCGTCACCACCGCGGTGGACCGCATCACCCCGCGGCCGACGCCGGAGGATGAGCAGCGGGCCGAGGAGCTCACCGGCGTCGCCGACCCGGCCGTCGTGGTGACCGAGCCGTTCGCGGAGTGGGACCTGGCCGGCGAGTTCGTCGCGGGCCGCCCGGCCTGGGAGGAGGCCGGGGCCGTCCTCACCGACGACGTGCGCCCGTTCGAGACCCGCAAGCTGTGGCTGCTCAACGGGGCGCACTCGCTCCTGGCCTACGCCGGCCCCCTCCGCGGCCACCAGACGGTGGCCGCGGCGATGGCCGACGAGGTCGTCGAGGCGTGGGTACGCCAGTGGTGGGAGGTGGCCATCCCGCACCTGAGCCGACCGGAGCCGGAGCTGCGCGAGTATGCCGAGGCCCTCGCCGAGCGGTTCGCCAACCCCGCGATCAAGCACCTGCTGGCCCAGATCGCGGCCGACGGCTCGCAGAAGCTCCCGGTCCGCATCGTGCCGGCGCTGCGGGCCGGCAGCGAGGCCGGCGCGAACGCCGCCGACGGGGAGCTGGACGGCGGCCTGCGCGCGATCGCTGCCTGGGTCCTGCACGCGCGTGGTGCCGGTGCACCGCTCGTGGACGCCGACGAGGCGCAGGTGCGCGAGCTGGTGTCGGGCGAGCTGGCCGAAGCGCTGACCCGGGTGCTGCGGCACTGGGGGCTGGACCTGGGCCTGGCGGTGCAGGCCCAGGAGCTGGCTGCGGAGGTCAGCGACGGCACTGACGGCACTGACGGCACTCACGACACCGACGACACCGACGACACCGACGGCGCGGGAAGCGGGGGCGGGTGA
- a CDS encoding SixA phosphatase family protein: protein MTRTLVVMRHGKSDWSVNASDQDRPLTERGRRQAAEAGRWLEHHGGAFDVALVSPAERASTAWTLASAELSEPPPVRTEGRAYTFDGLELLGLVRSLREERGVVLVGHNPACEEMLELLTGQRPEMKTSALAVVELPDWRSPGRLVTHGRPPP from the coding sequence GTGACCCGCACGCTGGTGGTCATGCGGCACGGCAAGTCGGACTGGTCCGTCAACGCCAGCGACCAGGACCGACCGCTCACCGAGCGCGGCCGCCGTCAGGCCGCCGAGGCGGGCCGGTGGCTGGAGCACCACGGAGGTGCCTTCGACGTCGCGCTGGTCTCGCCGGCCGAGCGGGCCAGCACGGCGTGGACGCTCGCGTCGGCCGAGCTCTCCGAACCGCCCCCGGTGCGCACCGAGGGGCGGGCCTACACCTTCGACGGGCTGGAGCTGCTGGGCCTCGTGCGCTCCCTGCGCGAGGAGCGGGGGGTGGTGCTGGTCGGCCACAACCCGGCGTGCGAGGAGATGCTGGAGCTGCTCACCGGGCAGCGCCCGGAGATGAAGACCTCCGCGCTGGCGGTGGTGGAGCTGCCCGACTGGCGCTCGCCGGGCCGGCTGGTGACGCACGGGCGACCGCCGCCCTGA
- a CDS encoding winged helix DNA-binding domain-containing protein gives MSTPARLVTDRERRARLARRHAVHPRHRVPDTLAATRAMTVLHATDASSVHLSVQARTEESVVDVERALYEERTVVKQLAMRRTLFVFPRDLLPAALGSASARVAAEQRRLVARDVEQYGIAPLGEGAAWLEQACAAVLEHLAGAGPRTARQLREELPALAGTVTFALDKKYGGTVHIAPRVLTTLGAEGRIVRGPNDVHWRTSRPTWTLTTDWLGGTVAPVPPREGYAELVRRWLRTFGPGTVEDVQWWLGSTKTAARTALADVEAVEVALERDRTGWLLPDDLEEEADVEPWAALLPSLDPTTMGWKERHFYLDPGRTAYLFDSNGNGGTTAWWHGRVVGAWVQDHEGVVRIVPAPDVDLGKDLGTDAHEALDAAAGRLTTWLDGTVITNVYKSALMKGEPLP, from the coding sequence GTGAGCACACCAGCCCGCCTCGTCACCGACCGGGAGCGCCGGGCCCGCCTGGCCCGACGGCACGCCGTGCACCCCAGGCACCGGGTGCCCGACACCCTGGCCGCCACCCGCGCCATGACCGTGCTGCACGCGACCGACGCCTCCAGCGTCCACCTGTCGGTCCAGGCGCGCACCGAGGAGTCGGTCGTCGACGTCGAGCGCGCCCTGTACGAGGAGCGCACCGTCGTCAAGCAGCTCGCCATGCGGCGCACGCTCTTCGTCTTCCCCCGCGACCTGCTGCCCGCCGCCCTCGGCAGCGCCTCGGCCAGGGTGGCCGCCGAGCAGCGGCGTCTCGTCGCCCGCGACGTGGAGCAGTACGGCATCGCACCCCTCGGGGAGGGCGCGGCCTGGCTGGAGCAGGCGTGCGCCGCGGTCCTGGAGCACCTGGCCGGCGCCGGCCCCCGGACCGCCCGTCAGCTGCGGGAGGAGCTGCCGGCCCTGGCCGGGACCGTCACCTTCGCCCTGGACAAGAAGTACGGCGGCACGGTGCACATCGCGCCCCGGGTGCTCACCACCCTCGGTGCCGAGGGACGGATCGTGCGCGGCCCCAACGACGTGCACTGGCGCACCTCACGGCCCACCTGGACGTTGACGACCGACTGGCTCGGTGGGACGGTCGCACCCGTCCCGCCGCGGGAGGGGTATGCCGAGCTCGTGCGCCGCTGGCTGCGCACCTTCGGGCCCGGCACCGTGGAGGACGTGCAGTGGTGGCTGGGCTCGACCAAGACGGCGGCCCGGACGGCCCTGGCCGACGTGGAGGCCGTGGAGGTCGCCCTGGAGCGGGACCGGACCGGGTGGCTGCTGCCGGACGACCTGGAGGAGGAGGCGGACGTCGAGCCCTGGGCCGCGCTGCTGCCCAGTCTCGACCCGACGACGATGGGGTGGAAGGAACGCCACTTCTACCTGGACCCGGGGCGCACGGCCTACCTCTTCGACAGCAACGGCAACGGCGGCACCACGGCCTGGTGGCACGGCCGCGTGGTCGGCGCCTGGGTCCAGGACCACGAGGGGGTGGTGCGCATCGTGCCTGCCCCCGATGTGGACCTGGGCAAGGACCTGGGCACCGACGCCCACGAGGCCCTCGACGCGGCGGCGGGCCGTCTGACGACCTGGCTGGACGGGACCGTCATCACCAACGTGTACAAGTCGGCGCTGATGAAGGGCGAGCCGCTGCCCTGA
- a CDS encoding DEAD/DEAH box helicase, translating to MSEPIDRARLHEAVEAGERLAPRARRVLGHRDRALSQAAAARQRLLSTAVGLRHAGLSWRVLPLGPEDGDRLGQLAAATGLTRLTSEQETAIRDLAQEVPRAVDQTRVLRGLRRVFSLARQREAAEPVARRLLEGYALWGGEQVGRLLDQMEAQGREPALPVALEQALSPALGLVGQLVAPGQDLSPGAVKLAGQQAGESGAASRSAPPRRQAVVPVGELSALPAAVRLVAPVIAQEPAARQAALDAGEAVRADAAARLLALMPVDRLREATRERLRVNALVDAGITTVGAALGQGNRLARIDGVGELTARRMLGAAETLRALAQDDATVTVDPHDRTPQAARLLTALHTWEVVRQAAKAADLVALAQTLQPLADRMEGATHLAVASDGPTAGDLRALALPLLEQAHDLQAALHQARDEDPWDDFLRRPADYYALLSELGLVEETGTHGDLPDDVVEAVRAQDLDTSLLRVSLRGYQSFAARFALVQRKVLIGDEMGLGKTIEALAVLTHHAAEGGRWFLVVCPAAVVTNWVREVGQRTDLAARRVHGNGRDEALGRWRTEGGVAVTTYTTLGLVWPQLDGFELDGLVVDEAHYVKNPEAKRSQRVGALAARTQHVMLLTGTPLENRTAEFEALVGYLRPDLREGLQGRERSAADFRRAVAPVYLRRNLEDVLVELPDLVEVDEWLELSSADETAYRDAVAEGNFMAMRRAAFAAGDDSAKLQRLVELVEEAEDNGRRLLVFSYFRDVLDQVARALPGPVFGPVTGSVPAAERQRIVDDFGRAEGGAALVAQIQAGGVGLNIQAASVVVLCEPQVKPTTEWQAVARARRMGQLETVQVHRLLAEDSVDERMVELLSGKSEIFHQFARVSETAQAAPEAYDVSEADLARQVVAAERERLFPGGVMEPASSA from the coding sequence ATGAGCGAGCCGATCGACCGCGCCCGGTTGCACGAGGCGGTCGAGGCGGGGGAGCGGCTCGCGCCGCGGGCCCGGCGGGTGCTGGGCCACCGGGACCGGGCGCTGTCCCAGGCTGCTGCAGCTCGTCAGCGGCTGCTCTCCACCGCCGTGGGCCTGCGCCACGCGGGGCTCAGCTGGCGCGTGCTCCCGCTCGGACCGGAGGACGGAGACCGGTTGGGGCAGCTGGCCGCGGCCACGGGGCTGACCCGGCTGACGTCCGAGCAGGAGACCGCGATCCGGGACCTGGCCCAGGAGGTGCCCCGGGCGGTCGACCAGACGCGGGTGCTGCGCGGGCTGCGCCGCGTCTTCTCCCTCGCCCGGCAGCGCGAGGCGGCCGAGCCGGTCGCGCGCCGGCTCCTGGAGGGGTATGCCTTGTGGGGCGGCGAGCAGGTCGGCCGGCTGCTCGACCAGATGGAGGCGCAGGGCCGTGAGCCGGCGTTGCCCGTGGCGCTGGAGCAGGCGCTCTCCCCGGCGCTGGGGCTCGTGGGCCAGCTCGTCGCGCCCGGGCAGGACCTCAGCCCGGGCGCCGTGAAGCTCGCCGGGCAGCAGGCCGGGGAGTCCGGCGCAGCCAGCCGCTCGGCACCGCCGCGACGGCAGGCCGTAGTGCCCGTCGGAGAGCTGTCGGCCCTGCCGGCGGCCGTCCGCCTGGTCGCCCCGGTCATCGCCCAGGAGCCGGCCGCCAGGCAGGCCGCCCTCGACGCCGGCGAGGCGGTGCGGGCGGACGCCGCGGCGCGGCTGCTGGCGCTGATGCCGGTCGACCGGCTCCGGGAGGCGACCCGGGAGCGGCTGCGCGTCAACGCGCTCGTCGACGCCGGCATCACGACGGTTGGTGCGGCGCTGGGCCAGGGGAACCGGCTGGCCCGCATCGACGGCGTGGGGGAGCTGACGGCACGGCGGATGCTCGGCGCCGCCGAGACCCTGCGCGCGCTGGCCCAGGACGACGCCACGGTAACCGTCGACCCGCACGACCGCACCCCGCAGGCGGCCCGCCTGCTGACGGCACTGCATACCTGGGAGGTGGTGCGGCAGGCGGCCAAGGCGGCCGACCTGGTCGCGCTGGCCCAGACCCTGCAGCCGCTGGCGGACCGAATGGAGGGCGCCACCCACCTCGCGGTCGCCAGCGACGGGCCCACGGCGGGGGACCTGCGGGCCCTCGCGCTGCCCCTGCTGGAGCAGGCCCACGACCTGCAGGCCGCGCTGCACCAGGCCCGGGACGAGGACCCGTGGGACGACTTCCTGCGCCGGCCGGCGGACTACTACGCGCTGCTGTCCGAGCTGGGCCTCGTCGAGGAGACCGGCACCCACGGCGACCTGCCCGACGACGTCGTCGAGGCCGTCCGCGCCCAGGATCTGGACACCAGCCTCCTGCGTGTCTCGCTGCGCGGCTACCAGAGCTTCGCGGCCCGGTTCGCGCTCGTGCAGCGCAAGGTGCTCATCGGGGACGAGATGGGCCTGGGCAAGACGATCGAGGCGCTGGCCGTGCTGACCCACCACGCGGCCGAGGGGGGTCGCTGGTTCCTCGTCGTGTGCCCGGCTGCGGTGGTGACCAACTGGGTCCGGGAGGTCGGGCAGCGCACGGACCTGGCCGCCCGCAGGGTGCACGGGAACGGCCGCGACGAAGCCCTCGGGCGGTGGCGGACGGAGGGTGGCGTGGCGGTGACCACCTACACGACGCTGGGTCTGGTGTGGCCGCAGCTTGACGGCTTCGAGCTGGACGGGCTCGTCGTCGACGAGGCGCACTACGTGAAGAACCCGGAGGCGAAGCGGTCGCAGCGGGTGGGCGCGCTGGCGGCGCGGACGCAGCACGTGATGCTGCTCACCGGCACGCCCCTGGAGAACCGGACGGCCGAGTTCGAGGCGCTCGTGGGCTACCTGCGCCCCGACCTGCGCGAGGGTCTGCAGGGCCGCGAGCGCTCGGCCGCCGACTTCCGGCGCGCGGTCGCGCCGGTCTACCTGCGCCGCAACCTGGAGGACGTGCTCGTGGAGCTGCCCGACCTGGTCGAGGTCGACGAGTGGCTCGAGCTGTCCTCGGCCGATGAGACGGCCTACCGGGACGCCGTGGCCGAGGGCAACTTCATGGCGATGCGCCGCGCCGCCTTCGCCGCCGGGGACGACTCGGCCAAGCTCCAGCGGCTGGTCGAGCTGGTGGAGGAGGCCGAGGACAACGGCCGCCGGCTGCTGGTCTTCTCCTACTTCCGCGACGTGCTCGACCAGGTGGCGCGGGCCCTGCCCGGGCCGGTCTTCGGCCCGGTCACCGGGTCGGTGCCGGCCGCGGAGCGGCAGCGGATCGTCGACGACTTCGGTCGCGCCGAGGGCGGCGCCGCACTGGTCGCCCAGATCCAGGCCGGCGGGGTAGGGCTGAACATCCAGGCCGCGTCCGTCGTCGTCCTGTGCGAGCCCCAGGTCAAGCCCACGACCGAGTGGCAGGCGGTGGCCCGAGCCCGCCGGATGGGCCAGCTGGAGACGGTGCAGGTCCACCGGCTGCTCGCCGAGGACAGCGTCGACGAGCGGATGGTGGAGCTGCTCTCGGGCAAGAGCGAGATCTTCCACCAGTTCGCCCGGGTCAGCGAGACCGCCCAGGCTGCTCCGGAGGCCTATGACGTCAGCGAGGCGGACCTGGCCCGGCAGGTGGTCGCGGCCGAGCGGGAGCGGCTCTTCCCCGGCGGAGTGATGGAGCCGGCCTCGTCGGCGTGA
- a CDS encoding cobalamin B12-binding domain-containing protein produces MTSSSSAQSELYAALVGFDEARAVRVLEEQRERAGLQGLVGELVIPVMRQLGEGWARGKVTVAQEHLSTQLVRSYLDSLRRPPVDEGPQAWLACPPRELHDLPLLALGLLLWEQGWQIRFFGASTPLHDLLRGVRIARPELVVISGDEPRWLLRSEVPLGLIAAETTLALGGRAAQSVGARLPGTVLPPDVVMAAQELGACVLEARAG; encoded by the coding sequence GTGACCTCCTCCTCATCGGCCCAGTCCGAGCTGTATGCCGCGCTGGTCGGCTTCGACGAGGCGCGGGCCGTGCGGGTGCTGGAGGAGCAGCGGGAGCGGGCCGGCCTGCAGGGGCTGGTGGGGGAGCTGGTCATCCCGGTCATGCGCCAGCTCGGCGAGGGGTGGGCGCGCGGTAAGGTCACCGTGGCCCAGGAGCACCTGTCCACGCAGCTGGTCCGCTCCTACCTGGACTCCCTGCGCCGGCCACCGGTGGACGAGGGGCCCCAGGCCTGGCTCGCCTGCCCGCCCCGAGAGCTGCACGACCTGCCGCTGCTCGCCCTCGGCCTGCTGCTGTGGGAGCAGGGCTGGCAGATCCGCTTCTTCGGGGCGAGCACCCCGCTGCACGACCTGCTACGGGGCGTGCGGATCGCCCGTCCGGAGCTCGTGGTGATCTCCGGCGACGAGCCGCGCTGGCTGCTGCGGTCCGAGGTGCCGCTGGGGCTGATCGCCGCCGAGACGACGCTGGCCCTGGGTGGGCGAGCCGCCCAGTCGGTCGGTGCGCGGCTGCCCGGGACGGTGCTTCCGCCTGATGTCGTCATGGCGGCGCAGGAGCTGGGTGCCTGCGTGCTCGAGGCGCGGGCCGGCTGA
- a CDS encoding NAD(P)/FAD-dependent oxidoreductase, with amino-acid sequence MGPDVDLLVVGGGPVGLVTALRAADAGLAVTVVEPRRGPVDKACGEGLMPAALDRLGQVGVDPDGHDLAGIVYTDGRHRVRAPLTRPGRGVRRTVLHAALLEAAEHAGVQVRHTRMVGIEPGDARDRARPARVRTADGQALTAAFVVAADGLHSPTRRALGLERPARPGARRFGLRAHYAVAPWSDGVEVHWSRDAEAYVTPVADDLVGVALLSRPPGRFDAGWTDFPALAGRLAGSEPVSAVRGAGPLRQRVRSTVSGRVLLVGDAAGYVDALTGEGLTLGTAQAFAAVDAVLAGTPLAYARRAPALGRRSTLLTRSLLAASGQRTVRRLVVPAAARVPALYRGAVRQLADGR; translated from the coding sequence GTGGGTCCCGACGTGGACCTGCTGGTCGTCGGCGGTGGCCCGGTCGGCCTGGTCACCGCACTGCGGGCCGCGGACGCCGGCCTGGCCGTCACGGTGGTCGAGCCCCGCCGCGGGCCCGTCGACAAGGCCTGCGGCGAGGGCCTGATGCCGGCCGCGCTGGACCGCCTCGGGCAGGTGGGGGTCGACCCGGACGGCCATGACCTCGCCGGCATCGTCTACACCGACGGCCGGCACCGGGTCCGCGCCCCGCTGACCCGGCCGGGCCGCGGCGTCCGTCGCACCGTGCTGCACGCCGCCCTGCTCGAGGCGGCGGAGCACGCGGGCGTGCAGGTGCGGCATACCCGGATGGTCGGGATCGAGCCCGGTGACGCCCGGGACCGGGCCAGGCCGGCGCGGGTCCGCACCGCGGACGGGCAGGCGCTCACGGCAGCTTTCGTGGTGGCCGCCGACGGGCTGCACTCCCCCACGCGCCGCGCCCTGGGCCTGGAGCGGCCGGCCCGTCCCGGGGCACGCCGGTTCGGGCTGCGTGCCCACTACGCCGTCGCGCCGTGGAGCGACGGGGTGGAGGTGCACTGGAGCCGGGACGCGGAGGCCTACGTCACCCCGGTTGCCGACGACCTGGTGGGCGTGGCCCTGCTCAGCCGGCCGCCCGGGCGGTTCGACGCGGGGTGGACGGACTTCCCGGCGCTCGCCGGGCGCCTCGCCGGGAGCGAGCCGGTCTCGGCCGTGCGGGGCGCCGGGCCGCTGCGCCAGCGGGTGCGGTCTACGGTCAGCGGCCGGGTCCTGCTCGTGGGTGACGCCGCGGGGTATGTCGACGCCCTCACCGGGGAGGGTCTGACCCTGGGCACCGCCCAGGCCTTCGCCGCCGTGGACGCCGTCCTGGCCGGCACACCCCTGGCGTACGCGCGTCGTGCGCCTGCCCTGGGGCGCCGGAGCACGCTGCTGACCCGCTCGCTGCTGGCCGCCTCGGGCCAGCGCACGGTCCGCCGGCTCGTCGTGCCGGCCGCGGCCCGGGTACCCGCCCTCTACCGGGGCGCCGTGCGCCAGCTCGCGGACGGGCGGTGA